Proteins found in one Vagococcus carniphilus genomic segment:
- a CDS encoding helix-turn-helix domain-containing protein, which translates to MILGEKIKSIRQENKLSQEEFSEKFNVTRQTVSNWENGKSVPDLETIVKMSDEFNVSTDELLKGDKSVVQKIDSEKKKKNTLFMILIVLIVGINFSGIFFYKELQKKNTVSFTMKDDKTMDVKNKKMEEIGVGYFAVPKKGNYQLKLDGEIDSGEVEVLIKNSQSNNTVYENSKDHIEDEQLVLLDEGSYKIQVRVKNMKEKHVSLSYTIGIANK; encoded by the coding sequence ATGATATTAGGAGAAAAAATTAAAAGTATTCGTCAGGAAAATAAATTAAGCCAAGAAGAATTTTCCGAAAAATTTAATGTGACAAGACAAACTGTTTCGAATTGGGAGAATGGGAAAAGTGTCCCTGATTTAGAAACAATTGTTAAAATGAGTGATGAGTTTAATGTATCAACAGATGAACTATTGAAAGGGGATAAGAGTGTAGTTCAAAAAATAGACTCAGAGAAGAAAAAGAAAAATACATTGTTTATGATATTAATAGTTCTAATTGTAGGAATTAATTTTTCAGGTATCTTCTTTTATAAGGAGCTACAGAAGAAAAATACTGTTTCGTTTACCATGAAAGATGATAAAACGATGGATGTAAAAAATAAAAAAATGGAAGAAATAGGAGTAGGTTATTTTGCGGTTCCTAAAAAAGGGAACTATCAACTGAAATTAGACGGTGAAATTGATTCTGGTGAAGTAGAGGTTCTCATAAAAAATAGTCAAAGTAATAACACCGTTTATGAAAATTCTAAGGATCATATAGAAGATGAACAGTTAGTACTTCTAGATGAAGGTTCATATAAAATACAAGTTAGAGTAAAAAATATGAAAGAAAAACATGTAAGTTTATCCTACACTATCGGAATTGCTAATAAATAA
- a CDS encoding ABC transporter ATP-binding protein, with protein sequence MLQLKEKESIKKMNKNQPGLKELFQLTQPKKSWLAISVISSIFASLVGLAVPMIIQKMVDKSFSGISFNQGIMVVLLFVGQAVLSCITIYLLAYTGHFMVKKIREKLAHQSIYFPISYFQVERPGELVSRTINDTNLIKDFVSENIPTFISGIVTLICAIFILFYMDWKMTLLIFLAIPLAAVVIVPLGKKIFSISKKTQEQTAMFSADFGQVLSASPLVKASNGEEAVEADMKNGINKLFTYGKKEARIIATLNPIMSIVVMGIIMGIVAYGGYRVSQGTLSAGTLIAFILYLFQVVTPIVAFGTFFTSLQKIKGATERIINLLAEPIEDLTTGEVVNINEGALEFESVCFSYNEEAPLLQEINFSANINQTVAFVGPSGSGKSTLFSLIESFHQPKSGKIKYGKKDVTEFSLKEWRKKIGYVQQESMMLSGSIKDNLTFGLERDVSEAELDHVMELACGKEIIERLPERYHSLVGERGSLLSGGERQRIAIARAFLRNPDILLLDEATASLDSHSEKVVQEGLQNLMKNRTTLVIAHRLSTVVNADQIVFLDHGKITGIGTHQELLETHEMYREFSTQQLTH encoded by the coding sequence ATGTTACAACTAAAAGAAAAAGAATCAATAAAAAAAATGAATAAGAATCAGCCAGGATTAAAAGAGTTGTTTCAATTAACCCAACCCAAAAAAAGTTGGTTGGCTATATCAGTTATTTCAAGTATTTTTGCTTCTCTTGTTGGTTTGGCTGTCCCTATGATTATTCAAAAAATGGTAGATAAATCTTTTTCAGGAATTTCGTTTAATCAAGGGATAATGGTAGTTTTATTGTTTGTCGGACAAGCTGTTTTGAGTTGTATAACTATTTATTTACTTGCGTATACAGGGCATTTTATGGTGAAAAAGATTCGAGAAAAATTAGCTCATCAAAGTATTTATTTTCCGATTTCTTATTTTCAGGTAGAAAGGCCAGGAGAATTAGTAAGTCGTACGATTAATGATACTAATTTAATTAAAGATTTTGTGAGTGAAAACATCCCTACTTTTATTTCAGGTATTGTCACACTGATTTGCGCCATTTTTATCTTATTTTACATGGATTGGAAAATGACATTACTTATCTTTTTAGCAATTCCTTTAGCTGCTGTAGTAATTGTCCCGCTTGGTAAAAAGATTTTTAGTATCTCAAAGAAAACACAAGAACAAACAGCAATGTTCTCTGCTGATTTTGGACAAGTTTTGTCAGCTTCGCCTTTAGTAAAAGCGTCTAATGGTGAAGAAGCAGTCGAAGCAGATATGAAAAATGGTATTAATAAATTATTTACGTATGGTAAAAAGGAAGCTAGAATTATTGCCACGTTAAATCCAATTATGTCGATTGTTGTAATGGGGATTATTATGGGAATTGTAGCATATGGAGGATATCGAGTTTCTCAAGGGACACTCTCAGCAGGAACCTTGATTGCTTTTATTTTATATCTTTTTCAAGTGGTAACCCCGATTGTAGCGTTTGGTACTTTTTTTACATCACTTCAAAAAATAAAAGGTGCAACAGAAAGAATTATTAATTTATTGGCAGAACCTATTGAAGATTTAACAACAGGTGAAGTAGTTAATATCAATGAAGGGGCTTTAGAATTTGAATCTGTTTGCTTTAGTTACAATGAAGAAGCGCCCCTGCTACAAGAAATCAATTTTTCTGCTAACATTAATCAAACAGTAGCTTTTGTAGGTCCTAGTGGAAGTGGTAAAAGTACTTTATTTTCATTAATTGAATCCTTCCATCAACCAAAATCTGGTAAAATTAAATATGGAAAGAAAGATGTAACTGAATTTTCGTTAAAAGAATGGCGTAAGAAAATTGGTTATGTTCAACAAGAAAGTATGATGTTGTCTGGTTCAATTAAAGATAATTTAACATTTGGTTTGGAAAGAGATGTTAGTGAAGCAGAATTAGATCATGTGATGGAACTGGCGTGTGGTAAAGAAATCATTGAACGTTTACCCGAAAGATATCATTCTTTAGTAGGTGAAAGAGGCTCACTTTTATCTGGTGGAGAAAGACAAAGAATTGCCATCGCAAGAGCTTTTTTAAGAAATCCTGATATATTACTATTAGATGAGGCAACGGCAAGTTTGGATAGTCATTCAGAAAAAGTTGTACAAGAAGGACTGCAAAACTTAATGAAAAATAGAACAACTCTAGTTATTGCTCATAGACTATCAACTGTTGTGAATGCTGATCAAATTGTCTTTTTAGATCATGGGAAAATAACAGGAATTGGAACACATCAAGAGTTACTCGAAACTCATGAGATGTATAGAGAATTTTCAACACAGCAACTAACTCATTAA
- a CDS encoding response regulator transcription factor, translated as MNRVLIVDDDKKILEFITIALENEHFEVYSAENGPEALNILEKTLVDLAIVDVMMPEMDGFELTEKIKGFLDIPVLFLTARGELSDKIKGFNLGADDYIVKPFLIEELILRMQTLLKRYRINQQLNISVGKLTLLTEEQLVKVNQHYLDLAPKEFQVLLYLANRKEKVVTREELITKLWGYDYEGDERTVDVHIKRVREKLLSEMSQVEIKTVRGVGYRLEEVR; from the coding sequence ATGAACAGGGTATTAATTGTAGATGATGATAAAAAAATATTAGAATTTATAACGATTGCGCTAGAAAATGAGCATTTTGAAGTTTACTCAGCTGAAAATGGTCCTGAGGCTCTTAATATTTTAGAAAAAACATTAGTTGATCTGGCGATTGTAGATGTGATGATGCCTGAGATGGACGGGTTTGAATTGACTGAAAAAATCAAAGGTTTTCTGGATATCCCTGTTCTATTTTTGACAGCAAGAGGTGAGCTGAGTGATAAGATTAAAGGCTTTAATTTAGGAGCAGATGATTATATTGTAAAACCTTTTTTGATTGAAGAGCTTATTTTAAGGATGCAAACCTTACTTAAAAGATATCGGATTAATCAGCAGCTTAATATAAGTGTTGGGAAACTGACACTACTTACAGAAGAGCAATTGGTTAAGGTTAACCAACACTATCTGGATTTAGCGCCAAAAGAATTTCAAGTACTACTCTATTTAGCAAATCGAAAAGAAAAAGTAGTGACAAGAGAAGAACTAATTACTAAACTCTGGGGATATGATTATGAAGGAGACGAACGAACAGTTGATGTTCACATAAAACGTGTGAGAGAAAAGCTGTTAAGTGAGATGTCACAAGTTGAAATTAAAACAGTTCGAGGAGTTGGGTATCGATTGGAGGAAGTCCGTTGA
- a CDS encoding sensor histidine kinase, which produces MKRKLIKMLIHISTFILAMSCFILSYWLVDKTLVMFSLTFSWWLKQSLVTILGFVITSMIGRLFVNEKTLFITMKRMLKKMSQGDFDIDTKDEGKLFRYIDDDWDDFLKQLDQTSLRLKEMEELKQGFISDVSHEIRSPLTSIIGFTQLAKQENEDEKKRHYYLENIQEESLRLSDLSDSLLRLATLEENREIEKKTYSLNQQLEQVISLFNIQLAEKEMTCHIELEPCLYEGNEELMYQVWQNLIGNAIRFSSSQDTLFISLTTDDEIFTVSIKDTGIGMDETEKNRIFERFYKADTSRTSVTGGSGLGLSIVSKIVEYHGDLKIDVLSEKGIGTTFKVVGKKAKNEP; this is translated from the coding sequence TTGAAACGAAAACTAATCAAAATGCTGATTCATATATCAACGTTTATATTAGCGATGAGTTGTTTTATTTTGTCATATTGGTTAGTTGATAAAACTTTAGTAATGTTTAGTTTAACTTTTTCTTGGTGGTTGAAACAAAGTTTAGTGACTATTTTAGGTTTTGTTATTACTTCTATGATAGGACGTCTTTTTGTTAACGAAAAAACATTATTTATCACAATGAAGCGGATGTTAAAAAAGATGAGCCAAGGAGATTTTGATATTGATACAAAAGATGAGGGGAAACTTTTTAGATACATTGATGATGATTGGGATGATTTTTTAAAACAATTAGACCAAACGTCTTTAAGGTTGAAAGAAATGGAAGAGTTAAAGCAGGGATTTATTTCTGATGTGTCTCATGAAATCAGGTCTCCTTTAACATCAATTATTGGGTTTACTCAATTAGCTAAACAGGAAAATGAAGACGAGAAAAAGCGGCATTACTATTTGGAAAACATTCAAGAAGAATCATTACGTTTGTCTGATTTAAGTGATAGCTTATTAAGACTTGCTACTCTTGAAGAGAATCGAGAAATTGAGAAAAAAACTTACTCTCTCAATCAGCAATTGGAACAAGTTATTTCACTATTTAATATTCAACTAGCTGAAAAAGAAATGACTTGCCATATAGAGTTGGAACCCTGTCTATATGAAGGCAATGAAGAATTAATGTATCAAGTTTGGCAAAACTTAATTGGAAATGCGATTCGTTTTAGTTCTTCTCAAGATACATTATTTATTTCGTTAACAACTGACGATGAGATTTTTACTGTTTCAATTAAAGATACTGGAATCGGAATGGATGAAACGGAAAAAAATAGAATATTTGAGCGCTTCTATAAAGCAGATACCTCAAGAACTTCAGTAACAGGTGGAAGTGGATTAGGTTTATCAATTGTTTCTAAAATAGTGGAATATCACGGTGATTTAAAAATTGATGTTTTGAGTGAAAAGGGAATAGGAACTACTTTTAAGGTAGTTGGAAAAAAAGCAAAGAATGAGCCCTAA
- a CDS encoding AraC family transcriptional regulator: MSLYLEIPEWPLSFPFRTFENVGEIIVPPHWHKEIEMIFVTKGSVNIGYDGQIIQVHEGEIFVFGSGESHYFVASPGSNRLVFQFDLNLFRDSLFKDTGHMELVKLFEKAENHSVNWPYEVKEKVIACLGDLFEEMKYLKIGYEHAMISSLLKLMTIYYREIPAKEEKQESANFTEALNNHDTLERLNEIFIYIENHYSEGITLDEIAGVVGFSSYYFARFFKKNTGQTFMQFLTDYRINQAKYILSHEKIPMIEVAEKSGFNSVKTFHHVFKEQVGMSPLKFHKSIFGNN; the protein is encoded by the coding sequence ATGAGTTTATATTTAGAAATACCCGAATGGCCGTTATCATTTCCTTTTAGAACGTTTGAAAATGTAGGAGAAATTATTGTGCCACCTCATTGGCATAAAGAAATAGAGATGATTTTTGTAACGAAAGGGTCTGTCAATATTGGGTATGATGGGCAAATCATTCAAGTGCATGAAGGAGAGATTTTTGTATTTGGCAGTGGAGAATCCCATTATTTTGTTGCGTCCCCAGGAAGTAACCGTTTAGTCTTTCAATTTGATTTAAATCTTTTCAGAGATTCTTTATTTAAAGATACCGGACACATGGAACTAGTGAAATTATTTGAAAAGGCTGAAAATCACAGTGTGAATTGGCCTTATGAGGTTAAAGAAAAAGTCATTGCTTGTCTGGGTGATTTATTTGAAGAGATGAAATATTTAAAAATAGGTTATGAACATGCGATGATTAGTAGCCTGTTAAAACTCATGACCATTTATTACCGAGAGATACCTGCTAAAGAGGAGAAACAAGAGAGTGCTAATTTTACAGAAGCTCTCAATAATCATGATACACTAGAGCGATTAAATGAAATTTTTATTTATATTGAAAATCATTATAGTGAAGGAATTACACTAGATGAAATAGCAGGAGTAGTTGGTTTTAGTTCCTATTATTTCGCTCGTTTTTTTAAGAAAAATACAGGACAAACTTTTATGCAATTTTTGACTGATTATAGAATTAATCAAGCTAAATATATTTTATCTCATGAAAAAATCCCAATGATTGAAGTAGCTGAAAAATCAGGGTTTAATAGTGTTAAAACCTTTCATCACGTGTTTAAAGAGCAAGTTGGTATGTCGCCTTTAAAATTTCATAAGTCAATATTCGGGAATAATTAA